A single genomic interval of Fibrobacter sp. UWB4 harbors:
- a CDS encoding glycoside hydrolase family 5 protein has product MLKQHIRVAALCSAFSFALASNSFAADLPTANEMFAKMGFGINIGNTMEVPQNPTWWGNKFPTEAYIDSVKAAGFSTIRIPCAWYSHSNALSRDSSRADIVPGGGPNEIASSWMDSVQTVVDMCMRAGLVTILNIHWDNGWLEGNLNDSEKDKVNARQKDFWTQIANRFKNYNENLLFASANEPATTDANYKHETEILMTYHQTFVDAVRATGGNNASRTLVIQGPSTSVDRSCEVMPVSKLPKDVIADRLMVEVHFYDPYTYTLLNDVVDWGAQVYPQYYWGDDLATGADIVHNCGYNAWAGAMGDKCTSAQIQDQFGKMKTNFVDKGVPVIIGEFGANDRVGVLTGDNYAKHRKGRLAYYDAVMKLAKQNKVVPIAWDTGHEGENNMTIIRRQTEPDGSVFDMEILNIMRHAYGLADYVNNGITHVENFKTDDGTISIFKRNRPAQSRSLRTSRTYDLLGKQNPQARVVKVKK; this is encoded by the coding sequence ATGTTGAAACAGCACATTCGCGTTGCTGCTCTTTGCAGCGCGTTCTCTTTTGCATTGGCGTCAAATTCCTTCGCGGCTGATTTGCCGACGGCAAACGAAATGTTTGCCAAGATGGGCTTTGGCATAAACATCGGGAACACGATGGAAGTTCCTCAGAATCCGACGTGGTGGGGCAATAAGTTCCCGACCGAGGCGTACATTGATTCGGTCAAGGCGGCGGGCTTTAGCACGATTCGCATTCCGTGCGCGTGGTACAGCCATTCGAATGCCTTGTCTCGCGATTCTAGCAGGGCAGACATTGTTCCGGGCGGTGGCCCGAACGAAATTGCGTCTAGTTGGATGGATTCGGTGCAGACGGTCGTGGACATGTGCATGCGCGCAGGCCTCGTGACGATTCTGAACATCCATTGGGACAATGGCTGGCTCGAAGGGAATTTGAACGATTCAGAAAAGGACAAGGTGAACGCCCGCCAGAAGGATTTCTGGACGCAAATCGCAAACCGCTTCAAGAACTACAACGAAAACTTGCTTTTCGCAAGCGCAAACGAGCCTGCCACAACTGACGCAAATTACAAGCACGAAACCGAAATCTTGATGACGTACCACCAGACGTTTGTGGATGCGGTGCGTGCGACGGGTGGCAATAATGCTAGCCGTACGCTGGTGATTCAGGGACCTTCGACGAGTGTGGACCGCAGTTGCGAAGTGATGCCTGTGAGTAAGCTCCCGAAAGATGTTATTGCCGACCGCCTGATGGTCGAAGTGCATTTCTATGACCCTTATACCTACACGCTGTTGAATGACGTTGTTGATTGGGGCGCGCAGGTTTACCCGCAGTACTACTGGGGCGACGACCTCGCGACTGGTGCGGATATTGTGCATAACTGCGGCTACAATGCCTGGGCAGGTGCCATGGGCGACAAGTGTACCAGTGCCCAGATTCAGGACCAGTTCGGCAAGATGAAGACAAATTTTGTCGATAAGGGTGTGCCTGTGATTATCGGCGAGTTCGGTGCGAATGACCGCGTGGGGGTGTTGACCGGCGACAATTATGCGAAACACCGCAAGGGCCGCCTCGCTTATTACGATGCTGTTATGAAACTAGCAAAACAAAACAAGGTGGTGCCGATTGCTTGGGATACCGGTCACGAAGGCGAAAACAACATGACTATTATCCGTCGCCAGACAGAACCGGATGGCTCCGTGTTCGATATGGAAATCTTGAACATTATGCGTCACGCTTATGGCCTTGCGGATTACGTGAACAACGGCATTACGCATGTGGAAAACTTCAAGACCGATGATGGAACGATTTCCATTTTCAAGCGCAATCGCCCGGCACAGTCCCGCAGCCTACGCACCTCCCGCACTTACGATTTGCTTGGCAAGCAGAACCCGCAGGCGAGAGTCGTGAAAGTCAAGAAATAA
- a CDS encoding carboxylesterase: MEKLVIYIHGKGGNADEANHYKLLFPDYDVIGFDYKSETPWVAKQEFSAYFDSVAANYDEVVLIANSIGAFFSMNAFGEKRIKQALFISPMVNLEKLICNMMQWANVSEDELREKGEIATNFGETLSWKYLCYVRDNPIQWNIPTHILYGSNDNLTDLETMQDFAQKVGASLTIMQGGEHWFHTDDQMQFLDRWIEKCQNKH, translated from the coding sequence ATGGAAAAGCTCGTTATTTACATTCATGGGAAAGGCGGCAATGCCGACGAGGCCAATCATTACAAGCTCCTTTTCCCGGATTATGATGTCATCGGTTTTGATTACAAGTCGGAAACCCCATGGGTTGCCAAGCAGGAATTCTCTGCCTATTTTGATTCGGTTGCTGCAAATTACGACGAAGTCGTGCTTATCGCGAATAGCATTGGTGCGTTCTTTTCAATGAACGCTTTTGGTGAAAAACGCATCAAGCAGGCGCTCTTCATTTCGCCGATGGTGAACTTGGAAAAGCTCATTTGCAATATGATGCAATGGGCTAACGTCTCCGAAGATGAACTCCGCGAAAAAGGTGAAATCGCGACGAACTTTGGCGAGACGCTTTCTTGGAAATACCTTTGCTACGTGCGAGATAATCCCATCCAATGGAATATCCCGACGCATATTTTGTACGGCTCCAATGACAATTTGACCGACCTCGAAACGATGCAAGACTTTGCTCAAAAAGTGGGTGCATCGCTTACGATTATGCAAGGCGGCGAACATTGGTTCCATACCGACGATCAGATGCAATTTTTAGACAGGTGGATTGAAAAATGTCAGAACAAACATTAA
- the rhuM gene encoding virulence RhuM family protein: protein MNKNNFSLIDKKNNNGEKDEIIVYQPEGGEFHIEVRVENETVWLNRQQMSILFERDVKTIGKHIGNALKEECQNAVVAKFATTADDGKIYQVEHYDLDVILSVGYRVKSANGINFRRWANQVLKEHLLKGYSVNQRLISQENKIENLDSRVVNLEKQVDFFVKANIPPSEGVIPANARWSGYEFAVQLVRSAKKEIIIIDPFANDTSLSLVAKRVAGVNAVIYSARITRMMKDEVDRINRQFPTVELRTMREVHDRFIIVDETVYHVGASIMDLGCKMTAFSVLNLVTKEQLLGLVKSIPISSRLV from the coding sequence ATGAATAAGAACAATTTTTCGTTAATTGACAAGAAAAATAATAACGGTGAGAAAGACGAAATTATTGTTTATCAGCCGGAGGGCGGTGAATTTCACATTGAAGTTCGCGTAGAAAACGAAACCGTATGGTTAAATCGCCAACAAATGTCAATTCTTTTTGAACGAGATGTCAAGACGATTGGCAAACACATCGGAAATGCATTGAAGGAAGAATGTCAAAACGCAGTTGTCGCAAAATTTGCGACAACTGCGGATGATGGGAAAATTTACCAAGTTGAGCATTATGATTTAGATGTCATATTGTCAGTGGGGTATCGAGTCAAATCTGCTAATGGAATCAATTTCCGTCGATGGGCGAACCAAGTTCTTAAAGAGCATTTGCTCAAGGGATATAGCGTTAATCAACGATTGATTTCTCAAGAAAATAAAATTGAGAATCTAGACTCTCGTGTCGTTAACCTTGAAAAACAGGTGGACTTCTTTGTCAAAGCAAATATTCCTCCTAGTGAAGGCGTTATACCTGCTAATGCACGTTGGAGTGGTTATGAATTTGCGGTGCAGTTAGTTCGCTCCGCGAAAAAAGAAATTATAATTATCGATCCGTTTGCTAATGATACATCGCTTTCGCTTGTTGCAAAACGAGTTGCTGGTGTCAATGCCGTCATTTACTCCGCTCGAATTACGCGTATGATGAAGGATGAAGTTGACCGTATAAATCGCCAGTTTCCAACTGTTGAATTGCGGACAATGCGTGAAGTTCATGACAGATTTATCATTGTAGACGAAACTGTATATCATGTTGGGGCGTCAATTATGGATTTAGGCTGTAAAATGACGGCGTTTTCGGTACTGAACCTTGTGACCAAGGAACAGTTGCTAGGTTTGGTAAAGTCAATCCCTATCTCTAGCCGTTTGGTGTAG
- the purL gene encoding phosphoribosylformylglycinamidine synthase, which yields MLILRGTPALSDFRLQKLSSDFKAAGIPVASVYAEFLHVVDLSADLTASEKETLEKVLHYGPMREVKALEGELFVVCPRPGTISPWSSKATDIAHICGLPAIKRIERAIAYYVKFEGAAPAGAREKISAKIHDRMTQAVFADTAALEVLFSKEEPRPLNVIPVLTEGRDALVKADKEMGLALSADEIDYLVKNFTELKRNPTDVELYMFAQANSEHCRHKVFGAEWTIDGVKQDKSLFQMIKNTYQLHNSNIFSAYKDNAAVMKGATAGRFYADPRNNKYDFHNEEVDILMKVETHNHPTAISPFPGAATGSGGEIRDEGATGKGSKPKAGLTGFSVSNLKLPGAVQPWEKDFGSPSRIASALDIMIDGPLGGAAFNNEYGRPNILGYFRTFEQEVSSEKGTEVRGYHKPIMLAGGLGNIKHQHIEKGHIDPGDHLIVLGGPAMLIGLGGGAASSVANGAGNESLDFASVQRENPEMERRCQEVIDRCWAMNEENPITFIHDVGAGGLSNAFPELVNDGGLGGKFELRNVPNDEPGMSPFEIWSNESQERYVIAIAGDKLDVFDAICKRERCPYAVVGEAIPEKHLTLTDKHFGTTPIDMPLGVLLGKPPRMIRNEKSQKRPLSSQVVPAGVTVKDLAHRVLANPTVADKTFLISIGDRSVTGMICRDQMVGPWQVPVADCAVTSATLDTYEGEVMSMGERAPIALISPAAAARMTVAESLTNMAAACVPDMGRVNLSANWMATPNYEGDGADLYEAVKSIGMELCPELGITIPVGKDSMSMSTVWQDEKGSHRVTAPISLVISAFAPCADVRKTLTPQLLQKKDTTLVLVDLARGKNRMGASIAAQVYNLLGDKAPDVDSAKELRAFFETIQKLNADGKIMAYHDKSDGGLFTTVVEMAFAGHVGVTLDATALKGNVIDALFNEELGAVLQVANADLAAVKAAFEAVGLGDTVSEIGKLNDTYNIVIGDYAEGLSDLRAIWSDTTRRIAALRDNPECAESEYKLKLEQDDPGITPKVTFDLAASAKVIKDYASRPKMAILREQGVNGELEMAAAFAKAGFESIDVHMTDILSGRVSLKDFNGLVACGGFSYGDVLGAGEGWAKSILFNPKARSEFEAYFNRKDTFTLGVCNGCQMVSNLKDLIPGAKHWPRFVQNISERFEARYCSLKVEDTPAVLLKGMAGSVLPIAVAHGEGRAEFASREAAEACLKTGLVALRYVDGKHEYTERYPLNPNGSPFGINGLCSEDGRALVMMPHPERVFRTCQYSWHPAEWGEDGPWMQLFRNGRIFVG from the coding sequence ATGCTCATTCTTCGTGGTACTCCGGCTCTGTCGGATTTCCGTCTGCAAAAGCTTTCATCTGATTTTAAGGCCGCTGGGATTCCGGTTGCATCTGTGTATGCGGAATTCCTCCATGTGGTGGATTTGTCCGCCGACCTGACCGCTTCCGAAAAGGAAACGCTCGAAAAGGTCCTTCATTACGGCCCGATGCGCGAAGTCAAGGCGCTCGAAGGTGAACTCTTTGTGGTCTGCCCGCGTCCGGGTACGATCAGCCCGTGGAGCTCGAAGGCTACCGATATCGCTCACATTTGCGGCCTCCCGGCGATCAAGCGCATCGAACGCGCTATTGCTTACTACGTGAAGTTTGAAGGTGCAGCTCCAGCTGGCGCACGTGAAAAGATTTCTGCCAAGATTCACGACCGCATGACTCAGGCCGTGTTTGCTGATACTGCCGCTCTCGAAGTTCTCTTCAGCAAGGAAGAACCGCGTCCGCTCAATGTGATTCCGGTGCTCACTGAAGGCCGCGACGCTCTCGTGAAGGCTGACAAGGAAATGGGCCTTGCCCTTTCCGCCGACGAAATCGATTATCTCGTCAAGAATTTCACTGAACTCAAGCGCAACCCGACCGATGTTGAACTTTACATGTTCGCTCAGGCCAACTCGGAACACTGCCGCCACAAGGTGTTCGGTGCCGAATGGACCATCGACGGCGTGAAGCAGGACAAGTCCTTGTTCCAGATGATCAAGAACACTTACCAGCTCCACAATTCCAACATCTTCAGCGCTTACAAGGATAACGCTGCTGTGATGAAGGGTGCAACAGCTGGCCGCTTCTACGCTGACCCGCGCAACAACAAGTATGACTTCCACAACGAAGAAGTCGACATCCTCATGAAGGTCGAAACCCACAACCATCCGACGGCTATTTCTCCGTTCCCGGGTGCCGCTACGGGTAGTGGTGGTGAAATCCGTGACGAAGGTGCAACGGGTAAGGGTTCCAAGCCGAAGGCTGGCCTTACGGGCTTCAGCGTTTCGAACCTCAAGCTTCCGGGTGCAGTTCAGCCGTGGGAAAAGGACTTTGGTAGCCCGTCTCGCATTGCTTCCGCTCTCGACATCATGATTGATGGCCCGCTCGGTGGTGCCGCATTTAACAACGAATACGGCCGTCCGAACATCCTCGGTTACTTCCGTACGTTCGAACAGGAAGTTTCTTCTGAAAAGGGTACCGAAGTTCGCGGTTACCACAAGCCGATTATGCTTGCTGGCGGTCTTGGCAACATCAAGCACCAGCACATCGAAAAGGGTCACATCGACCCGGGTGACCACTTGATCGTTCTCGGTGGTCCGGCTATGCTCATTGGTCTTGGTGGCGGTGCAGCTAGCTCTGTTGCTAACGGTGCCGGTAACGAATCTCTCGACTTTGCTTCTGTGCAGCGTGAAAACCCGGAAATGGAACGCCGCTGCCAGGAAGTCATCGACCGCTGCTGGGCGATGAACGAAGAAAACCCGATTACGTTTATTCATGACGTGGGTGCAGGTGGACTTTCGAACGCCTTCCCGGAACTCGTGAACGATGGCGGCCTCGGCGGTAAGTTTGAACTCCGCAATGTGCCGAACGACGAACCGGGCATGAGCCCGTTCGAAATCTGGAGTAACGAATCCCAGGAACGTTATGTTATCGCTATTGCTGGTGACAAACTCGACGTGTTCGACGCTATCTGTAAGCGTGAACGCTGCCCGTACGCAGTGGTGGGCGAGGCCATCCCTGAAAAGCACCTCACGCTCACTGACAAGCACTTCGGCACGACTCCGATTGACATGCCGCTCGGCGTGCTCCTCGGTAAGCCGCCTCGCATGATCCGCAATGAAAAGTCCCAGAAGCGCCCGCTCTCTTCTCAGGTGGTGCCGGCTGGTGTGACGGTGAAGGACCTTGCACATCGCGTGCTTGCTAACCCGACCGTTGCTGATAAGACGTTCTTGATTTCTATCGGTGACCGTTCCGTGACGGGTATGATTTGCCGTGACCAGATGGTTGGTCCGTGGCAGGTGCCGGTTGCTGACTGCGCCGTGACGAGTGCAACGCTCGACACTTACGAAGGCGAAGTCATGAGTATGGGCGAACGCGCTCCGATCGCTCTCATTTCTCCGGCCGCTGCAGCCCGCATGACGGTTGCTGAATCCCTCACGAACATGGCTGCCGCTTGCGTCCCGGATATGGGCCGCGTAAACTTGTCCGCAAACTGGATGGCTACGCCGAATTACGAAGGCGATGGCGCTGACCTTTACGAAGCTGTGAAGTCCATCGGTATGGAACTCTGCCCGGAACTTGGCATTACGATTCCGGTCGGTAAGGACTCCATGAGCATGAGCACCGTGTGGCAGGACGAAAAGGGTAGCCACCGCGTGACCGCTCCGATTTCTCTTGTGATTAGTGCCTTTGCTCCGTGCGCTGACGTTCGCAAGACTCTCACGCCGCAGCTTTTGCAGAAGAAGGATACGACGCTTGTGCTCGTGGACCTCGCTCGTGGCAAGAATCGCATGGGCGCATCCATTGCCGCTCAGGTTTACAACCTCCTCGGTGACAAGGCTCCGGATGTCGATTCCGCTAAGGAACTCCGCGCCTTCTTCGAAACCATCCAGAAGCTCAACGCCGATGGCAAGATTATGGCTTACCACGACAAGAGCGATGGCGGCCTCTTCACGACGGTTGTCGAAATGGCATTTGCCGGTCACGTGGGCGTGACGCTCGACGCTACTGCTCTCAAGGGCAATGTGATTGACGCTTTGTTCAACGAAGAACTCGGTGCCGTTCTCCAGGTTGCAAACGCAGACCTCGCTGCTGTGAAGGCCGCATTTGAAGCTGTCGGTCTCGGCGATACCGTTTCTGAAATCGGTAAGCTCAACGATACGTACAACATTGTGATTGGCGACTACGCCGAAGGCCTCTCTGACCTCCGCGCCATCTGGAGTGATACGACTCGCCGCATTGCCGCTCTCCGTGACAATCCGGAATGTGCCGAAAGCGAATACAAGCTCAAGCTCGAACAGGACGATCCGGGTATCACGCCGAAGGTCACCTTCGATCTCGCTGCTAGCGCCAAGGTCATCAAGGATTACGCAAGCCGCCCGAAGATGGCTATTCTCCGTGAACAGGGCGTCAACGGCGAACTCGAAATGGCTGCTGCATTTGCAAAGGCTGGCTTCGAATCTATCGACGTTCACATGACGGATATTCTCTCCGGTCGCGTAAGCCTCAAGGATTTCAACGGTCTCGTCGCTTGCGGTGGCTTTAGCTACGGTGACGTTCTCGGTGCAGGCGAAGGCTGGGCCAAGAGCATCTTGTTCAACCCGAAGGCTCGTAGCGAATTCGAAGCTTACTTCAATCGCAAGGATACCTTCACGCTCGGCGTTTGCAACGGCTGCCAGATGGTCTCGAACCTCAAGGATTTGATTCCGGGCGCTAAGCACTGGCCGCGCTTTGTGCAGAACATCTCCGAACGTTTCGAAGCTCGCTACTGCTCTTTGAAGGTTGAAGATACGCCGGCTGTGCTCCTCAAGGGCATGGCTGGTTCTGTGCTTCCGATTGCAGTTGCTCACGGCGAAGGTCGTGCCGAATTCGCAAGCCGCGAAGCTGCCGAAGCCTGCCTCAAGACAGGTCTCGTGGCTCTCCGCTATGTCGATGGCAAGCACGAATACACCGAACGCTATCCGCTCAACCCGAACGGTTCTCCGTTTGGCATCAACGGCCTCTGCTCTGAAGACGGTCGCGCTCTCGTGATGATGCCGCACCCCGAACGCGTGTTCCGTACCTGCCAGTACTCCTGGCACCCGGCTGAATGGGGCGAAGATGGTCCGTGGATGCAGCTGTTCCGCAACGGCCGTATCTTCGTAGGGTAA
- the hisD gene encoding histidinol dehydrogenase yields the protein MKIVKVTPKSQEIERICGREVAPSKEIHDKVMDILADIKNGGYAKAVEYAQKFDGLKGKNLRVSEAEIKKSAAKCPPEMQRALKQAIKNVRDFHVNQMEDSWLMEGKDGVVLGQRIRPMKRVGLYVPGGAGIYPSTVIMNAVPAIVAGVKDIVVVTPIKGEINRAVAFVLCELGITEVYHIGGAQAIGLLAYGAKDGKGKVVVERVDKIVGPGNVFAAVAKKEVFGIVDIDMVAGPSEVLVLADNTCDPDFVAADLLSQAEHGSGFEAAICITDNMETAQMISECVDIQVENSPKRELLQKVLDNFGRILVVKDWFDGVAIANAIAPEHMEIMTDEAESMAAQIENAGAVFIGPWSSEPVGDYFAGPNHVLPTNGTGRFFSPLGVYDFLKRMSIIKYSEKAIKKNAKAIAVVANEEGFIHHAAAVLKRL from the coding sequence ATGAAAATCGTAAAAGTCACTCCGAAGTCTCAAGAAATCGAAAGAATTTGTGGTCGTGAAGTAGCTCCGAGCAAGGAAATTCACGACAAGGTCATGGACATTCTCGCCGACATCAAGAACGGCGGTTATGCCAAGGCTGTTGAATACGCCCAGAAGTTCGATGGTCTCAAAGGCAAGAACCTCCGCGTGTCCGAAGCCGAAATCAAGAAGTCTGCCGCCAAGTGCCCGCCCGAAATGCAGCGTGCGCTCAAGCAGGCTATCAAGAATGTTCGCGATTTCCACGTGAACCAGATGGAAGATTCTTGGCTCATGGAAGGGAAGGACGGCGTGGTTCTCGGCCAGCGTATCCGCCCGATGAAGCGCGTGGGTCTCTATGTTCCGGGTGGTGCTGGCATTTATCCGAGTACCGTCATTATGAATGCGGTTCCGGCTATTGTCGCTGGTGTCAAGGACATCGTTGTCGTGACTCCGATCAAGGGCGAAATCAATCGCGCTGTAGCTTTTGTGCTTTGCGAACTCGGCATTACCGAAGTTTACCACATCGGTGGCGCTCAGGCTATCGGCCTCCTTGCTTACGGTGCCAAGGATGGCAAGGGCAAGGTTGTCGTGGAACGCGTCGACAAGATTGTGGGGCCGGGTAACGTCTTTGCCGCTGTCGCCAAGAAGGAAGTTTTTGGCATTGTCGATATCGACATGGTGGCAGGCCCGTCCGAAGTGCTCGTGCTTGCAGACAACACCTGCGATCCGGACTTTGTCGCTGCTGACCTCTTGAGCCAGGCAGAACACGGTTCTGGCTTTGAAGCCGCTATTTGCATTACGGACAACATGGAAACCGCACAGATGATTAGCGAATGCGTCGATATCCAGGTGGAAAATTCCCCGAAACGCGAATTGCTCCAAAAGGTGCTCGACAACTTCGGTCGCATCCTCGTGGTGAAGGATTGGTTCGACGGTGTGGCCATTGCTAATGCCATTGCTCCGGAACACATGGAAATCATGACGGACGAAGCCGAATCGATGGCAGCCCAGATTGAAAATGCGGGTGCCGTGTTTATTGGCCCGTGGTCTTCTGAACCGGTGGGCGACTACTTTGCAGGCCCCAACCACGTTCTCCCCACGAACGGCACGGGGCGCTTCTTCAGCCCGCTTGGCGTCTATGATTTCCTCAAGCGCATGAGCATCATCAAGTACTCCGAAAAGGCGATCAAGAAGAATGCGAAGGCCATCGCTGTCGTGGCGAACGAAGAAGGCTTTATCCACCACGCCGCCGCAGTTCTCAAGAGACTGTAA